In the Bdellovibrionales bacterium genome, ACTGGCCAATTCGTTATTATCTCAAAGGTAATGCTTATATTTCTCGACCTTGACTTCGTGTTTTTTCGGCCCAGATTTATGTTAGAATCAATACTGTGGCGTGTCGCAAGCCGCCTCATAACCGAAGGAGGCTTATGTTTGCTGTAAACTTAGATAAGCTCAACGTGAGCGAAGCTGAATTAAAAGCCTATATTTATCAACAACTTCACGACATCGAATCGCACTTGGGCGAAATCCCTATCGGAATAAAGATGACGTCCTCGGGGACGGATTACGTGGTTAAGATGTCGGCCTCTCACGAGATGGGTGATATTGAGGCACAAGGAATCGGTGAAGATATCTTCGGAGCCCTCTCAAAAGCCAAAGAGGCTCTCGTTCAATGTATCGCCGAGATGAACGATACGATGGAACCTGACGTGCGTGACGATAAGATCAATACGATTTTAACTCAGAAAAAAGAGCCACTTCACTAATCCTAGATTGACGATGGCTGTCTCTGTCTTTTAAAAAGTCAGCATGGCGAGTAAATCTTCTACAGCGGTTTGTTACGTAGTGACTTACCGCGATCATAAAGACAATTCGATTCACGAACTTAAAGTTCGCAACATCGAAGACTCTTCATTGGGTCTTAGTTTTATTGCTTTATCAGGTTTTATTTTCGAAACCGAGGGCATCATTGTTCGTCCCGAAGAAGAAACGAAACGTCAGCACTTTGAAAAAATTAAAACTCTGCATCTCTCGATTTACTCGGTGATCTCCATTGCCGAGGTCGGAGCTGATACACCTAAACTTGCTTTTAAAAAGGATAAATCAAATCTTTTTGTTTTGCCGACGGATCCCCACAACAATAAGCATCCGGAATGAAACCTAATCCTAAAAAGCGAGCTCTACTGGTTCGAATGGATCGCATGGGCGATCTCATTCTCACGCTACCGGTTGATCAAAATGACATTCTAAAAGACTATGACTGCACCTGGTTTATTACCCAAGGCCTTGGGTTTATCGCCGATTGTAGCTCACCTGTCCGCACTT is a window encoding:
- a CDS encoding DUF1820 family protein, with product MASKSSTAVCYVVTYRDHKDNSIHELKVRNIEDSSLGLSFIALSGFIFETEGIIVRPEEETKRQHFEKIKTLHLSIYSVISIAEVGADTPKLAFKKDKSNLFVLPTDPHNNKHPE